From the Sphingomonas phyllosphaerae 5.2 genome, one window contains:
- the fabG gene encoding 3-oxoacyl-[acyl-carrier-protein] reductase: MFDLTGMTALVTGASGGIGSAIAKGLAARGARLAVSGSNVAKLEAFLGELGGEGHVALPCDLSDAAAVDALVPQAVQALGGRIDILVNNAGVTRDNLAMRMKDDEWDQVIRVNLEAAFRLIRAAAKPMMKQRFGRVISITSVVGQTGNPGQANYAASKAGLVGMSKALAQELASRNITVNCVAPGFIRSAMTDGLPDAQKAALTARIPAGDLGTGEDIAAAVVYLASKEAGYVTGQTIHVNGGMAMV, translated from the coding sequence ATGTTCGACCTTACAGGCATGACCGCGCTGGTCACCGGCGCTTCCGGAGGAATCGGGTCGGCGATCGCGAAGGGGCTGGCGGCGCGTGGTGCGCGGCTGGCGGTGTCGGGGTCGAATGTCGCCAAGCTGGAGGCGTTCCTGGGCGAGTTGGGCGGCGAGGGGCATGTCGCCTTGCCGTGCGACCTGTCGGATGCCGCGGCGGTGGATGCGCTGGTGCCGCAGGCCGTGCAGGCGCTGGGCGGGCGAATCGACATCCTCGTCAACAATGCCGGCGTCACGCGCGACAATCTGGCGATGCGGATGAAGGACGACGAATGGGATCAGGTGATCCGCGTCAACCTGGAGGCGGCGTTCCGGCTGATCCGCGCCGCGGCCAAGCCGATGATGAAGCAGCGGTTCGGGCGCGTGATCTCGATCACCTCGGTGGTGGGGCAGACCGGCAATCCGGGGCAGGCGAACTACGCCGCGTCGAAGGCCGGCCTCGTCGGTATGTCCAAGGCGCTGGCGCAGGAGCTGGCCAGCCGGAACATCACCGTCAATTGCGTCGCGCCGGGCTTCATCCGCTCGGCGATGACGGACGGGTTGCCCGACGCGCAGAAGGCCGCGCTGACCGCACGCATCCCGGCGGGCGACCTGGGGACGGGCGAGGACATCGCCGCCGCGGTCGTCTATCTGGCGTCGAAGGAGGCGGGGTACGTCACCGGGCAGACCATCCACGTCAACGGCGGGATGGCGATGGTCTGA
- a CDS encoding acyl carrier protein produces the protein MSETADRVKKIVVEHLGVEADKVTEDASFIDDLGADSLDIVELVMAFEEEFGVEIPDDAAEKISTVKDAITYIDEHKG, from the coding sequence ATGAGCGAGACCGCCGACCGCGTGAAGAAGATCGTCGTCGAGCATCTCGGCGTCGAGGCCGACAAGGTGACCGAGGACGCCAGCTTCATCGACGATCTGGGCGCGGACAGCCTCGACATCGTTGAGCTGGTGATGGCCTTCGAGGAAGAATTCGGGGTCGAGATCCCGGACGACGCCGCCGAGAAGATCTCGACCGTCAAGGACGCGATCACCTATATCGACGAGCACAAGGGCTGA
- the fabD gene encoding ACP S-malonyltransferase translates to MRAFIFPGQGSQAVGMGAALADASAVAREVFGEVDEALGQNLRRLMAEGPQDELTLTENAQPAIMANAIATLRVLTREGGVRLSDKADYVAGHSLGEYSALCGAEALDLGTTARLLKTRGRAMQAAVPVGEGAMAALLGADVEKAQAIAGAAVDTILNESGETLVCTVANDNDPSQVVISGHRLAVERAVALAKDMGAKRAVLLPVSAPFHCALMEDAARVMEGALAEADLRAPLVPVFANVDAAAVADPGAIRRLLVEQVTGRVRWRESVLAMVEAGVTEFVEFGGKVLSPMVKRIAPDVETVSVVSMDDVEALLKKM, encoded by the coding sequence ATGCGCGCGTTCATCTTTCCGGGTCAGGGCAGCCAGGCGGTCGGCATGGGGGCGGCGCTGGCCGATGCGTCTGCGGTGGCGCGGGAGGTATTCGGCGAAGTCGACGAGGCGCTGGGGCAGAACCTGCGTCGGTTGATGGCCGAGGGGCCGCAGGACGAACTGACGCTGACCGAGAATGCGCAGCCAGCGATCATGGCCAATGCGATCGCGACGTTGCGCGTGCTGACGCGCGAAGGCGGCGTGCGACTGTCCGACAAGGCCGATTATGTCGCGGGGCACTCACTGGGCGAATACAGCGCGCTGTGCGGCGCGGAGGCGCTCGATCTCGGCACCACCGCGCGGCTGCTGAAAACGCGCGGACGTGCGATGCAGGCGGCGGTGCCGGTCGGTGAGGGTGCGATGGCGGCGCTGCTGGGCGCCGATGTCGAGAAGGCGCAGGCGATTGCGGGTGCAGCGGTCGATACGATCCTGAACGAGAGCGGCGAGACGTTGGTCTGCACGGTCGCCAACGACAACGATCCGTCGCAGGTCGTCATTTCCGGCCATCGCCTTGCGGTGGAACGCGCAGTCGCACTGGCCAAGGATATGGGCGCCAAGCGCGCGGTGCTGCTGCCGGTATCGGCGCCGTTCCACTGCGCATTGATGGAGGATGCTGCGCGCGTAATGGAGGGCGCACTGGCCGAGGCCGACCTGCGCGCGCCGCTGGTGCCGGTGTTCGCGAACGTCGATGCCGCGGCGGTGGCCGATCCGGGCGCGATCCGGCGGCTGCTGGTCGAGCAGGTGACCGGGCGGGTGCGATGGCGCGAATCGGTGCTGGCGATGGTGGAGGCCGGCGTGACCGAGTTCGTCGAGTTCGGCGGCAAGGTGCTTTCGCCGATGGTCAAGCGCATCGCGCCGGACGTCGAGACGGTCAGCGTGGTTTCGATGGACGATGTCGAGGCCCTGCTGAAGAAGATGTGA
- the rplI gene encoding 50S ribosomal protein L9 — translation MDIILLERVEKLGGIGDVVKVKDGFARNYLLPNKKALRANEANRKVFEANRARIESDNASRRTDAEKEAGSFKDAQITLIRQSSNTGQLYGSVAVRDLIEALQADGHKVTKSQVVLDRPIKSIGLYDVRVQLHPEVVVTVKVNVARSPEEAEMQTQGVDVMAQVFEEGRDQGGFTEDYDPNAEPGATAETQQDEAQG, via the coding sequence ATGGATATCATCCTGCTTGAGCGCGTCGAGAAGCTCGGCGGCATCGGCGACGTGGTGAAGGTAAAGGACGGCTTTGCCCGTAACTACCTGCTCCCGAACAAGAAGGCGCTGCGCGCCAACGAAGCCAACCGCAAGGTGTTCGAGGCCAACCGCGCCCGCATCGAGTCCGACAACGCCTCGCGTCGCACCGACGCCGAGAAGGAAGCCGGCTCGTTCAAGGACGCGCAGATCACGCTGATCCGTCAGTCGTCGAACACCGGCCAGCTCTACGGCTCGGTCGCGGTGCGTGATCTGATCGAAGCACTGCAGGCCGACGGTCACAAGGTGACCAAGAGCCAGGTGGTGCTGGATCGTCCGATCAAGTCGATCGGCCTGTACGACGTTCGCGTGCAGTTGCACCCGGAAGTCGTCGTGACCGTCAAGGTCAACGTCGCACGCTCGCCGGAAGAGGCCGAGATGCAGACGCAGGGCGTCGACGTCATGGCACAGGTCTTCGAGGAAGGTCGCGATCAGGGCGGTTTCACCGAGGATTACGATCCCAACGCGGAGCCCGGCGCCACCGCCGAGACGCAGCAGGACGAAGCGCAGGGCTAG
- the rpsR gene encoding 30S ribosomal protein S18 → MARPFFRRRKSCPFSAKDAPRIDYKDVRLLQGFVSERGKIVPSRITSVSAKKQRELAQAIKRARHLGLLPYVVK, encoded by the coding sequence ATGGCGCGTCCGTTTTTCCGCCGCCGCAAGTCGTGCCCGTTCAGCGCCAAGGATGCGCCCCGGATCGACTATAAGGACGTCCGGCTGCTGCAGGGCTTCGTGTCCGAGCGTGGCAAGATCGTCCCGTCGCGCATCACCTCGGTGAGCGCGAAGAAGCAGCGCGAGCTGGCGCAGGCGATCAAGCGCGCGCGTCACCTGGGCCTGCTGCCCTACGTCGTGAAGTAA
- a CDS encoding NAD(P)/FAD-dependent oxidoreductase, giving the protein MIFDVAIIGAGIAGASLAAAVGDRARVLLLEGEDRPGYHATGRSAAFWSETYGGPAIQPLTTASGRALHEGGYLDPLGAVHIGRATEQAAITALVDEFAATPVTLTRVDPQPLIPGLRAAWTLGVSEPTCSYIDVARLHGDYLAQARHGGTVFENAARLADAERAGGIWRIRCEDGRSFAARVIVDAAGAWADEVAVRSGVAPIGITPYRRTMVQLLTDPATPADLPFVIDISGGFYFKPEAGGRLWLSPHDEHPVAAHDVAAEEMDVAIAIDRLEQAVDWRVVRVERRWAGLRSFAPDRLPVYGMAAPGFFWFAGQGGFGIQTAPAAAAVGAALLLGEALPEGIDARLYSPRRFV; this is encoded by the coding sequence GTGATCTTCGACGTCGCGATCATCGGGGCCGGCATCGCCGGCGCCAGTCTGGCCGCCGCAGTGGGGGACCGGGCGCGGGTGCTGTTGCTGGAAGGCGAGGATCGCCCCGGCTATCATGCCACGGGGCGATCGGCGGCGTTCTGGTCGGAGACGTACGGAGGCCCGGCGATCCAGCCGCTCACCACCGCGTCGGGTCGGGCGCTGCACGAAGGCGGCTATCTCGATCCGCTCGGCGCGGTGCATATCGGACGCGCGACGGAACAGGCGGCGATCACGGCATTGGTCGACGAGTTCGCCGCTACGCCGGTCACGCTGACGAGGGTGGATCCGCAGCCTCTGATCCCCGGTCTGCGCGCGGCGTGGACGCTGGGGGTCAGCGAGCCGACGTGCTCGTATATCGATGTCGCGCGGCTGCACGGCGACTATCTGGCGCAAGCACGGCACGGCGGGACGGTCTTTGAAAACGCGGCGCGACTCGCGGACGCGGAGCGGGCCGGCGGAATATGGCGGATCAGGTGCGAGGACGGGCGTTCGTTTGCGGCGCGCGTGATCGTCGACGCGGCGGGCGCCTGGGCGGATGAGGTAGCAGTTCGCAGTGGCGTGGCCCCGATCGGCATCACGCCGTATCGCCGCACGATGGTGCAGTTGCTGACCGACCCGGCCACGCCCGCCGACCTGCCGTTCGTGATCGACATCAGCGGCGGTTTCTATTTCAAGCCGGAGGCAGGCGGGCGACTGTGGTTGAGTCCGCACGACGAGCACCCCGTTGCCGCGCACGACGTCGCCGCGGAGGAGATGGACGTGGCGATCGCGATCGACCGGCTGGAGCAGGCGGTCGACTGGCGCGTGGTGCGGGTCGAGCGGCGTTGGGCGGGACTACGTTCGTTCGCGCCGGATCGTCTGCCCGTCTACGGAATGGCCGCGCCTGGCTTTTTCTGGTTTGCGGGACAGGGCGGTTTCGGCATCCAGACCGCGCCGGCGGCAGCAGCGGTCGGTGCCGCATTGCTGCTGGGCGAGGCGCTACCGGAAGGGATTGACGCCCGGCTCTACTCGCCGCGCCGCTTTGTCTGA
- a CDS encoding alpha/beta fold hydrolase — protein MRAMPMIDPVMVRRTVPADARIMFDAAADGWPLRRFVRDGTGRGSLMFLGGRGDVFEKYLEALDDWHTRGWAVSTFDWRGQGGSGRLCANRHVGHSDNFAPWIDDLGGVWRDRTAACTGPHVLVGHSMGGYLALRALIDGVITADAVVLVAPMLGLRSPVGAWIGGRVAAAMRRTGDPARPAWKSHERPGGLARQQLLTADSARYADEEWWMATRPELRLGPPSWAWLDEAFAATARLRGDPKLSSLTTPVLMLVAEHDRLVDPRAAAQVAARLPSATLVRFGKGAAHELLREADPIRGQAMAAIDAFLAQHAP, from the coding sequence ATGCGCGCGATGCCGATGATCGATCCCGTGATGGTGCGCCGCACCGTGCCTGCCGATGCGCGCATCATGTTCGACGCAGCGGCGGACGGATGGCCGTTGCGTCGATTCGTGCGCGACGGCACCGGGCGCGGGTCACTGATGTTCCTTGGTGGCCGCGGCGATGTCTTCGAGAAGTATCTGGAGGCGCTCGATGACTGGCACACGCGCGGTTGGGCAGTGAGCACCTTCGACTGGCGTGGGCAGGGCGGGTCGGGACGCCTGTGCGCCAACCGTCATGTCGGGCATTCCGACAATTTTGCGCCGTGGATCGACGATCTCGGCGGCGTCTGGCGCGATCGGACCGCCGCATGCACCGGCCCGCACGTGCTCGTCGGTCACTCGATGGGCGGATATCTAGCGCTGCGTGCGCTTATCGACGGCGTCATCACCGCCGACGCCGTCGTGCTGGTGGCGCCGATGCTCGGGCTACGCTCTCCGGTCGGGGCGTGGATCGGCGGCCGAGTCGCGGCCGCCATGCGGCGGACCGGCGATCCCGCCCGGCCGGCATGGAAAAGTCATGAGCGGCCCGGCGGCCTCGCCCGGCAGCAGTTATTGACGGCCGATAGCGCCCGCTATGCCGACGAGGAGTGGTGGATGGCCACGCGGCCCGAGCTGCGGCTCGGGCCGCCGAGCTGGGCGTGGCTGGACGAGGCGTTCGCGGCAACCGCCCGGCTGCGTGGCGATCCGAAGTTGTCGTCGCTGACGACGCCGGTCCTGATGCTGGTGGCCGAGCACGATCGGCTGGTCGATCCGCGCGCCGCTGCGCAAGTCGCCGCGCGTCTGCCTTCGGCCACGCTGGTGCGGTTCGGCAAAGGCGCAGCGCATGAATTGCTTCGCGAGGCCGATCCGATTCGCGGGCAGGCGATGGCGGCGATCGACGCCTTCCTGGCGCAGCACGCGCCGTGA
- a CDS encoding A24 family peptidase produces the protein MDRGFLVWLLPGLMGALLLSAGVQDVRTREIANWKNAAIAVLAPMWWLAIGLDPWPGMATQLAVATLVFALFVGAFAMGQMGGGDVKLIGALSLWLAPLHLLDMLLAMAVIGGALTLAMLIEHRLRRSDAAIEVPYGVAIAIAGLLALREPLLNQFTQ, from the coding sequence ATGGACAGGGGATTTCTCGTTTGGTTGCTGCCCGGCCTGATGGGCGCGCTGCTGCTATCGGCGGGCGTTCAGGATGTACGCACGCGCGAGATCGCCAATTGGAAAAACGCGGCGATCGCAGTGCTGGCACCGATGTGGTGGCTGGCGATCGGGCTCGATCCGTGGCCCGGCATGGCGACACAGCTGGCGGTCGCGACACTCGTCTTCGCGCTCTTCGTCGGTGCGTTCGCGATGGGACAGATGGGTGGCGGGGATGTCAAGCTGATCGGGGCGCTATCGCTGTGGCTCGCCCCGCTCCACCTGCTCGACATGCTGCTGGCGATGGCCGTGATCGGCGGCGCGCTGACGCTGGCGATGCTGATCGAGCACCGGCTGCGGCGCAGCGATGCCGCGATCGAGGTGCCGTACGGCGTCGCGATCGCCATCGCCGGTCTTCTCGCGCTTCGCGAACCGCTCCTTAACCAGTTTACCCAATAA
- the rpsF gene encoding 30S ribosomal protein S6 — MALYEHVFLARQDLAQAQVDTLAENATKIVEERGGKVVKTETWGLRSLAYRIAKNRKAHYVMLEIDAPGDTVAELERQTSINEDVIRYMTVRVDEHEAGPTVMMRKQERDRERRGDREGGRGERGDRGDRGGDRGDRGPRRDREEEAA, encoded by the coding sequence ATGGCTCTGTATGAGCATGTGTTCCTTGCGCGCCAGGATCTGGCACAGGCGCAGGTGGACACGCTGGCGGAAAACGCCACGAAGATCGTCGAGGAACGCGGCGGCAAGGTCGTCAAGACCGAGACCTGGGGCCTGCGTTCGCTGGCTTACCGCATCGCGAAGAACCGCAAGGCGCATTACGTGATGCTCGAGATCGACGCGCCGGGCGACACCGTCGCCGAGCTGGAGCGTCAGACCAGCATCAACGAGGACGTGATCCGCTACATGACTGTCCGTGTGGACGAGCATGAAGCCGGCCCGACCGTGATGATGCGCAAGCAGGAGCGTGATCGCGAGCGTCGTGGCGACCGTGAGGGTGGCCGTGGCGAGCGCGGCGATCGTGGTGACCGCGGCGGCGACCGTGGTGATCGTGGCCCCCGTCGTGACCGTGAAGAGGAGGCCGCATAA
- the fabF gene encoding beta-ketoacyl-ACP synthase II, with amino-acid sequence MRRVVITGLGLVTPLGADVETAWANLIAGKSGAGPITRFDASDQKCTIACEVKPADHPYGFDPDKRVDHKVQRQVDPFIVYGIDAAGQALEDAGLTEMSEAERFRAGCSIGSGIGGLPGIESESLVLAEKGPKRVSPHFVHGRLINLISGQVSIKYGLMGPNHAVVTACSTGAHSIGDAARMIALDDADVMLAGGSESTVCPIGIAGFAAARALNTSFNDRPEQASRPYDRDRDGFVMGEGAGVVVLEEYERAKARGAKIYCEVVGYGLSGDAFHVTAPEPEGSGAYRAMEMAMRKSGLAMSDIDYINAHGTSTMADMIELGAVKRLFGDAIGGLSMSSTKSAIGHLLGGAGAVESIFCILAMRDQIVPPTLNLDNPSEGAEGVDLVPHVARKREVRAVLNNSFGFGGTNASLVMKSI; translated from the coding sequence ATGCGTCGCGTCGTCATCACCGGACTTGGCCTGGTCACCCCGCTGGGGGCGGATGTGGAAACAGCCTGGGCGAACCTGATCGCCGGCAAATCGGGTGCAGGCCCGATCACGCGTTTCGATGCGTCGGACCAGAAATGCACCATCGCCTGCGAGGTGAAGCCGGCCGATCATCCTTACGGCTTCGACCCCGACAAGCGGGTCGATCACAAGGTGCAGCGGCAGGTCGATCCGTTCATCGTGTACGGCATCGATGCCGCCGGACAGGCACTCGAGGATGCCGGCCTCACCGAAATGAGCGAGGCGGAGCGCTTCCGCGCGGGTTGCTCGATCGGCTCGGGCATCGGCGGGCTGCCGGGGATAGAGAGCGAATCGCTCGTCCTCGCCGAAAAGGGACCGAAGCGCGTCAGCCCGCATTTCGTCCACGGTCGGCTCATCAACCTGATCTCGGGTCAGGTATCGATCAAATACGGTTTGATGGGGCCGAACCACGCGGTGGTCACCGCCTGTTCGACGGGCGCGCATTCGATCGGCGACGCCGCGCGGATGATCGCGCTGGACGATGCCGACGTGATGCTGGCTGGCGGATCGGAAAGCACGGTGTGTCCGATCGGAATAGCGGGGTTCGCGGCGGCGCGCGCGCTCAACACCAGCTTCAACGACCGGCCGGAACAGGCGAGCCGGCCCTATGACCGGGACCGCGACGGCTTCGTGATGGGCGAAGGCGCCGGCGTGGTCGTGCTCGAGGAATATGAGCGGGCCAAGGCGCGCGGCGCGAAGATCTATTGCGAAGTCGTCGGCTACGGCCTGTCGGGCGACGCCTTCCACGTGACGGCGCCCGAGCCGGAGGGGTCGGGGGCGTATCGCGCGATGGAGATGGCGATGCGCAAGTCCGGTCTGGCGATGTCCGACATCGACTACATCAACGCGCATGGCACCTCGACGATGGCGGACATGATCGAGCTGGGTGCGGTCAAGCGGCTGTTCGGCGACGCGATCGGCGGATTGTCGATGAGTTCGACCAAGTCGGCGATCGGGCACCTGCTCGGCGGCGCGGGGGCGGTGGAAAGCATCTTCTGCATCCTGGCGATGCGCGACCAGATCGTGCCGCCGACGCTGAACCTCGACAATCCTTCCGAGGGCGCCGAGGGCGTCGACCTGGTGCCGCATGTCGCGCGCAAGCGCGAAGTGCGTGCGGTGCTGAACAACAGCTTCGGCTTTGGCGGGACCAATGCCTCGCTGGTGATGAAGTCGATCTAG